The proteins below come from a single Quadrisphaera sp. RL12-1S genomic window:
- a CDS encoding CpaB family protein produces the protein MTTTWPPPSRLRTAPPGAPSSPRAAGGPGAARRRLRRALRRARRPLAALLLAAATGLVATALVQSEEAGGGVPVLVAAQDLPAGAAVGPGSRAAVVPPAAVPSGALSPEDVAASGSAADARLAAPVRTGEVITDVRLRGGDVLASLEPGQVAVPVGVSSPLPEGLVVPGAQVAVLAAAPEGPPVPSGDGDVTGGQQPPSGVLVRSATVLVVSSDPLTRGLLAAGSSSTVVVVALDDDDAARVAAATANGGVVLARAA, from the coding sequence ATGACCACCACCTGGCCGCCGCCGTCGCGGCTGCGCACCGCGCCTCCTGGCGCGCCCTCCTCCCCCCGAGCGGCCGGCGGGCCGGGCGCCGCGCGCCGCCGGCTGCGGCGCGCGCTGCGACGGGCCCGCCGGCCGCTGGCGGCGCTGCTGCTGGCCGCCGCCACGGGCCTGGTGGCGACGGCGCTCGTGCAGTCCGAAGAGGCCGGCGGCGGGGTGCCGGTGCTGGTGGCGGCGCAGGACCTGCCGGCCGGGGCGGCGGTGGGGCCGGGTTCGCGCGCGGCGGTGGTGCCCCCCGCGGCGGTGCCCTCGGGGGCGCTCTCCCCGGAGGACGTCGCCGCCTCCGGGAGCGCGGCGGACGCCCGGCTGGCCGCCCCGGTCCGCACCGGCGAGGTCATCACCGACGTGCGGCTGCGCGGCGGCGACGTGCTCGCCTCGCTCGAGCCCGGCCAGGTGGCCGTGCCCGTGGGCGTCAGCTCACCCCTGCCGGAGGGGCTCGTGGTGCCGGGGGCGCAGGTCGCGGTGCTGGCGGCGGCGCCCGAGGGCCCGCCGGTCCCCTCCGGGGACGGCGACGTGACGGGCGGGCAGCAGCCCCCGAGCGGGGTGCTCGTGCGCAGCGCGACCGTGCTCGTCGTGAGCAGCGACCCCCTCACCCGGGGCCTGCTCGCCGCGGGCAGCAGCAGCACCGTGGTGGTGGTGGCGCTGGACGACGACGACGCGGCCCGCGTGGCCGCCGCCACGGCCAACGGCGGGGTGGTGCTCGCCCGGGCCGCCTGA